A window of the Archocentrus centrarchus isolate MPI-CPG fArcCen1 chromosome 17, fArcCen1, whole genome shotgun sequence genome harbors these coding sequences:
- the glula gene encoding glutamate-ammonia ligase (glutamine synthase) a → MAMSASASLSKAVKQQYMELPQGDKVQAMYIWIDGTGEGLRCKTRTLDFEPKSIEDLPEWNFDGSSTYQSEGSNSDMYLIPAAMFRDPFRKDPNKLVLCEVLKYNRKPAETNLRLTCKKVMDMVADQHPWFGMEQEYTILGTDGHPFGWPSNGFPGPQGPYYCGVGADKAYGRDIVEAHYRACLYAGVQICGTNAEVMPAQWEFQVGPCEGIDMGDHLWIARFILHRVCEDFGVVASFDPKPIPGNWNGAGCHTNFSTKEMREDGGLKAIEDSIEKLAKRHSYHIRAYDPKGGLDNARRLTGRHETSNINEFSAGVANRGASIRIPRNVGQEKRGYFEDRRPSANCDPYGVTEALIRTCLLSEEGEEPVDY, encoded by the exons ATGGCTATGTCCGCCAGCGCCAGCTTGAGTAAAGCTGTCAAGCAGCAGTACATGGAGCTCCCCCAGGGGGATAAAGTCCAGGCCATGTATATTTGGATCGACGGAACCGGAGAGGGGCTCCGCTGCAAAACCAGGACGCTTGATTTTGAGCCCAAAAGCATCGAAG ATCTCCCTGAGTGGAACTTTGATGGCTCCAGTACCTACCAGTCCGAAGGGTCCAACAGCGACATGTATCTGATCCCCGCAGCCATGTTCCGCGATCCATTCCGCAAAGACCCCAACAAACTGGTTCTGTGTGAAGTCCTGAAGTACAACCGCAAACCTGCAG AAACCAACCTTCGGCTCACATGTAAGAAAGTGATGGATATGGTTGCGGACCAGCATCCTTGGTTTGGCATGGAGCAGGAGTACACCATCCTGGGCACGGATGGGCACCCATTTGGCTGGCCGTCTAATGGTTTCCCTGGACCACAGG GTCCGTACTACTGTGGTGTTGGAGCTGACAAGGCCTATGGCAGGGATATAGTCGAGGCCCATTACAGAGCTTGTTTGTATGCTGGAGTCCAGATTTGTGGCACGAATGCAGAAGTAATGCCTGCTCAG TGGGAGTTCCAGGTTGGACCTTGCGAAGGGATTGACATGGGCGATCATTTGTGGATAGCGCGCTTCATCCTGCATCGTGTCTGTGAAGATTTTGGCGTCGTTGCCTCATTTGATCCCAAGCCAATCCCTGGAAACTGGAACGGGGCTGGCTGCCATACAAACTTCAGCACGAAAGAGATGAGGGAAGACGGTGGATTAAA AGCCATTGAGGATTCCATTGAGAAGCTTGCAAAGAGGCACAGCTACCACATTCGTGCCTATGACCCCAAAGGGGGGCTCGACAATGCCCGCCGTCTCACTGGCCGCCACGAAACGTCAAACATCAATGAATTCTCTGCAGGTGTGGCCAACCGTGGTGCCAGCATTCGCATTCCCCGTAATGTTGGCCAGGAGAAGAGAGGCTACTTTGAAGACCGCCGCCCATCAGCCAACTGTGACCCGTACGGTGTGACCGAGGCCCTGATCCGCACCTGTTTGCTGagtgaggaaggagaggaacCTGTGGATTACTAA